ACGGATTCTCCCACTTTTGGGTTGACAAAAAGTTAATCTTCCACCTTCCAACCTTTCCAGATCCTTGTTGAGTAGCAGTTCTAGCAGGAGAGTAAATTACAACCCTACGACGAAGGTGATTATCGGGAATACCGGAAACCAATCCGATCTCGCCTGGTCTGGGCTTCTCCACCAACGCGTCGGAGGAGAATGGACGCAACGCGCCTCTCAAAACGGTGCGTAGGCCACGGCCATAGCTCGCCGCACGTTGCacataaaattgtgaaagaatgaaattttattgattgttgattgattaaaAATTGTAAACTATGACggtaaaactaagtatatatagagtattg
The DNA window shown above is from Arachis ipaensis cultivar K30076 chromosome B08, Araip1.1, whole genome shotgun sequence and carries:
- the LOC107611689 gene encoding NADH dehydrogenase [ubiquinone] iron-sulfur protein 4, mitochondrial-like encodes the protein FILSQFYVQRAASYGRGLRTVLRGALRPFSSDALVEKPRPGEIGLVSGIPDNHLRRRVVIYSPARTATQQGSGKVGRWKINFLSTQKWENPLMGWTSTGDPYAHVGDSALYFDNEESAKEFAERHGWEYVVKKPHTPLLKVKAYADNFKWKGLPTKYLEVDHFNKKLKLE